The following coding sequences lie in one Agrobacterium vitis genomic window:
- a CDS encoding DsbA family protein, with amino-acid sequence MNRRSLLGLMAATSSMTLLSPLFSTPVMAQTIDVKMVLHDPDTPESGNPKGDVTIVAFTDYNCPFCKASAPDLKRIVAEDGKVRLVYKDWPILTKASVYGAKLALAAKYQGKYELVHDALMTIPGKQIPEGEMLDAVKRSGVDMNRLNADLKTHGNDIAAILKRNMDQAEALGMQGTPTYLIGPFRTSTLDYDGFKQALAEARRRQAAGQGIAE; translated from the coding sequence ATGAACCGAAGAAGCTTGCTCGGACTGATGGCTGCAACATCATCGATGACGTTGCTCAGTCCGCTTTTTTCAACGCCGGTGATGGCGCAGACTATCGACGTGAAGATGGTACTCCACGATCCCGACACGCCGGAAAGCGGAAACCCGAAGGGTGATGTCACCATTGTCGCTTTCACCGATTACAACTGCCCCTTTTGCAAGGCATCCGCCCCCGACCTCAAGCGGATCGTTGCCGAAGACGGCAAGGTGAGGCTCGTTTACAAGGACTGGCCTATCCTGACCAAGGCATCCGTTTACGGTGCCAAACTGGCGCTGGCCGCCAAATATCAGGGTAAATACGAACTGGTGCATGATGCTCTGATGACCATTCCGGGAAAGCAGATCCCCGAAGGCGAAATGCTGGACGCCGTGAAGCGATCTGGTGTCGATATGAACCGCCTGAATGCCGACCTGAAAACCCACGGCAATGACATTGCAGCGATCCTGAAGCGCAATATGGATCAAGCAGAAGCCCTCGGAATGCAAGGTACGCCGACTTACCTGATCGGGCCGTTTCGCACGTCAACACTCGATTATGACGGGTTCAAACAGGCTTTGGCAGAAGCACGCCGCCGCCAGGCTGCAGGCCAAGGGATCGCGGAATGA
- the dsbD gene encoding protein-disulfide reductase DsbD, whose product MRSFLRQLQYLVIIILLPVSALGQSIFGEEPPDADEVFRITVVREAGEALKLHWAISDGNYLYRDSIEAKLDDKPLPLQTPAGDRKDDPNFGTVEVYHKSLDVVVKAPFTGTLTVTYRGCAQAGICYPPISKSIDLATLSVTPMPPTASEDAAVVSTAASTDNEAASALNGSALTMAATFLSLGMLLAFTPCVFPMIPILSAMLAGTGARLSAARGFILSAAYVAAMAAAYGLVGLVAGMSGANLQAILQTPWALAISAALFAILALSMFGVFNLALPSALAAKLQGQRSGGSVVGAAALGFGSALIVSPCVTPPLAAAVLYSMQSGDAWKGAVALFFLGLGMGLPLIAFGTFGPRFLPKSGVWLEQVRSAFGFVFLGVAVMLVTRLVSETASIALWGIVAIGLGVFVGAFDRMDSANPLTSRLKKMVGLVAAFYGAILIVGFAGGGTDPLRPLAFLGSSPSVELPASNPDHRITSSDAFDRAVALLGQTGKPILVSFTADWCTVCKSNEVVFASPGIRKLMADIPMIVADVTDQGNPERTLMTRFGIVGPPTMFIVDGNGAEQPGSRLVGPITPEEISKRLANAGA is encoded by the coding sequence ATGCGGTCTTTTCTGCGCCAGTTGCAGTATCTTGTCATCATCATACTGCTGCCTGTGTCGGCTCTCGGTCAGTCGATATTCGGTGAGGAACCGCCAGATGCCGACGAGGTTTTCAGGATCACTGTTGTTCGTGAGGCAGGAGAAGCCCTGAAGCTTCACTGGGCGATCAGCGACGGCAACTATCTTTATCGTGACAGCATCGAAGCAAAGCTAGACGACAAGCCACTTCCTTTGCAGACCCCGGCGGGTGATCGAAAGGACGATCCGAACTTTGGGACCGTGGAGGTCTATCACAAAAGCCTTGATGTGGTTGTCAAAGCGCCTTTTACCGGAACCCTCACGGTCACCTATCGGGGATGCGCGCAAGCCGGCATCTGCTATCCTCCCATCTCCAAAAGCATTGATCTTGCAACCTTGTCCGTCACTCCCATGCCGCCCACGGCCAGCGAAGACGCAGCGGTCGTGTCGACGGCGGCTTCAACCGACAACGAAGCCGCTTCTGCCCTCAATGGCAGCGCGCTGACAATGGCAGCAACGTTCCTCAGCTTGGGCATGCTTCTGGCCTTCACGCCTTGTGTCTTTCCGATGATCCCCATTCTCTCCGCCATGCTTGCGGGCACAGGAGCGCGCCTTTCTGCAGCGCGCGGCTTCATCTTGTCAGCGGCTTATGTTGCAGCAATGGCAGCCGCCTACGGGCTTGTCGGCTTGGTTGCCGGGATGTCCGGGGCAAACCTTCAGGCTATACTCCAGACACCATGGGCGCTCGCCATATCTGCCGCCTTGTTCGCGATCCTGGCACTCTCGATGTTCGGGGTCTTCAATCTCGCATTGCCGTCTGCTCTGGCAGCAAAGCTCCAGGGGCAGCGTTCAGGAGGTTCGGTCGTCGGCGCGGCGGCGCTGGGGTTTGGCTCGGCCCTGATTGTCAGCCCCTGTGTGACGCCTCCGCTTGCAGCGGCTGTTCTCTACAGCATGCAGAGCGGCGACGCATGGAAAGGGGCCGTCGCTCTTTTCTTCCTGGGGCTTGGGATGGGCTTGCCTCTGATTGCGTTCGGGACGTTTGGCCCGCGCTTCCTTCCCAAGTCCGGTGTCTGGCTCGAACAGGTCAGAAGCGCTTTCGGGTTCGTGTTCCTCGGCGTCGCGGTAATGCTCGTGACGCGCCTGGTGTCGGAGACTGCTTCGATCGCCCTATGGGGCATAGTTGCCATAGGGCTCGGAGTGTTTGTCGGCGCTTTTGATAGAATGGATTCCGCCAACCCTTTGACCAGCCGTTTGAAAAAAATGGTCGGCCTTGTCGCCGCATTCTATGGCGCGATCCTCATTGTCGGGTTCGCCGGAGGCGGAACCGATCCGTTGAGGCCTCTTGCTTTTCTGGGGTCATCGCCATCCGTGGAACTGCCGGCATCGAACCCGGACCATCGCATCACATCATCGGATGCGTTCGATCGCGCGGTGGCACTTCTTGGTCAGACGGGAAAACCGATCCTCGTGTCGTTCACTGCCGATTGGTGCACTGTCTGCAAGTCCAACGAAGTGGTCTTTGCCAGCCCAGGCATCCGCAAGCTCATGGCTGATATCCCGATGATTGTCGCTGACGTCACGGATCAGGGCAATCCGGAACGCACGCTGATGACACGCTTTGGTATCGTCGGTCCGCCAACGATGTTCATCGTAGACGGCAATGGCGCCGAGCAGCCCGGCTCGAGGCTCGTCGGGCCGATCACCCCAGAAGAAATTTCGAAACGTCTGGCGAATGCCGGCGCTTGA
- a CDS encoding response regulator has translation MRILIVEDDPILSDGLIAGLGLCGWAVDDVSTCSDAEAALATAVFDAVVLDVMLPDGSGIELLERLRGKGLQTPVILLTALDETHDRIRGLDSGADDYLGKPFDLDELSARLRALARRRNGNASASYHAGGISADPKTATVTSNGRTISLSRRELSILIALMERPGVIRSRGELEDRLYGWQEEIESNAVEVHVHHLRNKLGRDIIETVRGLGYRLKETG, from the coding sequence ATGCGGATCTTGATCGTTGAAGACGACCCGATCCTGTCGGATGGATTGATCGCCGGCCTTGGCCTTTGCGGCTGGGCGGTGGACGACGTATCGACCTGCAGTGACGCCGAGGCCGCACTTGCCACCGCTGTCTTCGATGCCGTGGTTCTTGATGTCATGCTGCCGGACGGTTCCGGGATCGAACTGCTTGAAAGGCTTCGTGGCAAAGGACTTCAGACGCCCGTCATTCTGCTGACGGCGCTTGACGAAACCCATGACCGTATCAGAGGGTTGGATTCCGGGGCAGACGATTACCTGGGCAAACCTTTTGACCTGGATGAACTGAGCGCGCGCCTGCGGGCGCTCGCCAGGCGCCGCAATGGCAATGCCAGCGCTTCTTACCACGCCGGAGGCATCAGCGCGGACCCGAAGACAGCTACGGTCACGTCCAATGGACGAACCATTTCTCTGTCTCGACGCGAGCTCAGCATTCTGATTGCCCTTATGGAAAGGCCAGGTGTGATCCGCTCCCGCGGTGAACTGGAAGATCGCCTTTACGGTTGGCAGGAGGAGATCGAAAGCAACGCCGTTGAAGTCCATGTCCATCATTTGAGGAACAAGCTGGGGCGTGACATCATCGAGACGGTTCGCGGCCTTGGCTATCGATTGAAAGAGACGGGATGA
- a CDS encoding ATP-binding protein, which produces MRSLRGRLFLLLIGATGVIWICAVAWIGLGSRSELEHVLDTRLQEAARMVHSMVESGNVKATPTLPTLEPDAYERQLSCQIWSLDGHLVARSSGAPDQSLAEDQEGYADRTLQGEVWRVYTIVDHIKGVRVAVGDRIGLRDRLVRDILAGLIAPALLIAPILGLLIWLALTRGLAPLKTVTTEIAGRDGEDMRPISPHDAPEEIRPLTTALNALFSKVEAARRHEREITAFAAHELRTPLAGLKTQAQVALATPDGPGRERALRHIVTSVDRTSRIVRQLLALATLEAAPPASTVARFNVGEVLQDIVGSTPKPDLVCVVIDETIAHLTIRGDPDDLKLVLRNLHENAIEHMPEGGRITWNAMPGGHGIVVADQGSGVDEDDLPRITERFFRGRNKSTSGTGLGLTIAAMAAQRLGAAITFQNQPDGSGLIAELRWRAEIS; this is translated from the coding sequence ATGAGATCACTGCGCGGCAGACTGTTCTTACTGCTCATCGGAGCGACGGGCGTCATATGGATTTGTGCTGTCGCATGGATCGGACTTGGCAGCCGGTCAGAGCTGGAGCATGTCCTCGACACCCGGCTTCAGGAGGCTGCACGCATGGTTCATTCCATGGTTGAAAGCGGTAACGTCAAGGCCACCCCTACCCTACCCACCCTGGAACCCGATGCCTACGAGCGGCAGCTCTCCTGCCAAATCTGGTCGCTCGACGGTCATCTCGTGGCGCGCTCCAGTGGCGCGCCGGATCAAAGCCTCGCGGAAGATCAGGAAGGCTATGCTGACCGGACTTTGCAGGGAGAAGTCTGGCGCGTCTACACGATTGTCGATCACATCAAGGGTGTACGGGTTGCCGTCGGCGATCGCATAGGTTTGCGCGATCGCTTGGTGCGCGACATTCTTGCTGGTCTGATAGCACCCGCTTTGCTGATCGCCCCGATTCTCGGGCTTCTGATCTGGCTGGCGCTGACACGTGGGCTGGCCCCTCTGAAGACGGTAACCACCGAGATTGCCGGGCGCGATGGCGAAGATATGCGCCCGATTTCCCCTCACGATGCACCGGAAGAAATCCGGCCCCTGACGACGGCGCTGAATGCGCTCTTCTCGAAGGTCGAAGCCGCTCGACGACATGAACGGGAGATCACCGCCTTCGCAGCCCATGAATTGCGCACCCCCCTGGCGGGCCTGAAGACACAGGCCCAGGTGGCCCTGGCGACGCCCGACGGCCCCGGTCGGGAGCGGGCGCTTCGCCATATTGTCACCTCGGTCGACCGCACCAGCCGGATCGTTCGTCAACTCCTCGCCTTGGCCACGCTTGAAGCCGCGCCACCGGCATCCACAGTGGCCAGGTTCAATGTCGGTGAGGTGCTCCAGGACATTGTCGGGTCAACTCCAAAACCAGACCTCGTTTGCGTTGTAATCGATGAGACGATCGCTCATCTGACGATCCGAGGTGACCCTGATGACCTGAAACTTGTCCTGCGCAACCTTCATGAAAACGCCATCGAGCATATGCCTGAAGGGGGACGAATTACCTGGAATGCGATGCCCGGCGGCCATGGCATCGTTGTTGCAGATCAGGGATCTGGCGTCGACGAAGATGACTTGCCACGCATCACGGAGAGGTTTTTCCGGGGACGAAATAAGAGCACTTCCGGCACAGGCCTCGGGCTCACGATCGCGGCAATGGCAGCCCAGAGACTGGGTGCCGCCATCACGTTCCAGAACCAGCCGGACGGCTCAGGTCTGATCGCGGAGCTACGGTGGCGGGCAGAGATCTCCTGA
- a CDS encoding ArsR/SmtB family transcription factor, with protein sequence MGNRFRWKTVATIERITCRSGHAARSYIFIVSRLTLQCPSHASCHIAQQERSVGEIQEDLGFKQPALSQQLSELRQAGVVQTRRESPQIYYSIADDCVAVVMTMLMQMFCGTLSTVVV encoded by the coding sequence ATGGGCAATCGCTTCCGCTGGAAAACGGTGGCGACGATAGAGAGGATCACGTGCAGATCTGGTCATGCCGCCAGATCCTACATTTTCATCGTTTCTCGGTTAACGTTACAGTGCCCGTCTCATGCTTCTTGCCACATCGCGCAGCAAGAGCGGTCGGTCGGAGAAATCCAGGAAGATCTCGGCTTCAAGCAGCCAGCGCTTTCGCAGCAACTGTCGGAACTGCGGCAGGCCGGCGTCGTTCAGACCCGCCGTGAATCCCCGCAGATTTACTATTCCATCGCCGATGATTGCGTCGCCGTCGTTATGACAATGCTCATGCAGATGTTCTGTGGAACACTCTCCACAGTCGTCGTCTAG
- a CDS encoding IS6 family transposase translates to MTRSARDPLYRRHRFPAEAIAHAVWLYFRFPLSLRMVEDILATRGIIVSHQTVRLWAEKFGRQFANDIRRRSAGRLGDKWYLDEVVITIGGKKHWLWRAVDHHGFVLDILLKSRRDAWAAKRLMRKLLKAFKSTRQLQRFVPIHDPIANLFQIPRHDIPSHHYRELRRAAMKMWSEITHLQVA, encoded by the coding sequence ATGACCAGATCTGCACGTGATCCTCTCTATCGTCGCCACCGTTTTCCAGCGGAAGCGATTGCCCATGCCGTATGGCTCTATTTCCGGTTTCCGCTCAGCCTACGCATGGTCGAGGATATTCTGGCAACTCGAGGTATCATCGTCTCTCACCAGACCGTGAGACTGTGGGCGGAGAAATTCGGCAGGCAGTTCGCCAATGATATTCGGAGGCGATCAGCCGGTAGGCTTGGTGACAAATGGTACCTCGACGAGGTCGTCATCACCATTGGCGGGAAGAAACACTGGTTGTGGCGCGCCGTCGATCATCATGGCTTCGTCCTCGACATTCTGCTCAAAAGCCGCCGCGATGCCTGGGCTGCCAAGCGGTTGATGCGCAAGCTTCTGAAAGCGTTCAAGTCAACCCGACAACTTCAGCGCTTCGTTCCAATCCACGACCCGATCGCCAACCTCTTCCAAATTCCCCGCCACGACATCCCATCTCACCATTATCGCGAGCTGCGAAGGGCCGCGATGAAGATGTGGAGCGAGATCACCCATCTTCAAGTAGCCTGA
- a CDS encoding Csu type fimbrial protein gives MPRSSLFYVLSSLLIFAPQSVFAQTATSPFTVQMTITADCQITSAGNLSFGSAGLISSNRDATSTLTVQCTNGTAYNLGLNEGAGTGATVTSRLMTGPASATIGYALYRDTARSTVWGNTVGTNTVSASGTGSTQTYTVYGRVASQTTPAAGAYTDTVTVTVTY, from the coding sequence ATGCCCAGAAGCAGCCTATTCTACGTGCTCAGTAGCTTACTGATTTTTGCGCCACAGTCAGTATTTGCACAGACAGCGACGTCTCCTTTCACCGTGCAGATGACGATAACTGCGGACTGTCAAATCACTTCGGCTGGCAATCTGAGCTTTGGCAGCGCCGGGCTAATCAGCAGTAACCGTGATGCGACCAGCACCCTCACCGTGCAATGTACAAATGGCACCGCGTATAATCTCGGGCTAAATGAAGGTGCAGGGACGGGAGCAACTGTAACAAGCCGACTGATGACGGGCCCAGCTTCAGCAACCATCGGTTATGCACTCTATAGAGATACGGCCCGCAGCACGGTCTGGGGCAATACCGTGGGCACCAACACCGTCAGTGCAAGCGGCACCGGCTCAACCCAGACCTATACGGTATATGGGCGTGTGGCATCTCAAACAACACCCGCTGCGGGTGCTTACACGGATACGGTCACCGTCACAGTCACATATTAA
- a CDS encoding fimbrial biogenesis chaperone, producing the protein MRIRIFVTLLATALGFCNEGMAASLRVTPVIIELPAPMATSSLRLWNEASKPINVQVRIFRWVQKDGTDALLPAEGVVISPPIAALAPNGQNLVRIVRTSKQPVIGEESYRLLVDELPPPNRQAATVAMVVRHSIPLFFHGQQATPASVTWSVNTAPGGYRITAINKGHKRMKVFNLTMTGDGKQIARRDGLLGYVLGGSTASWILPSSQGAKSSIMIYGESEAGKFNAKAEFKPG; encoded by the coding sequence GTGCGTATTCGCATTTTTGTCACCCTATTGGCGACGGCTCTCGGATTCTGCAATGAAGGCATGGCCGCTTCTCTGCGCGTTACGCCCGTGATTATCGAACTTCCTGCTCCGATGGCCACATCAAGCCTCAGGCTCTGGAATGAAGCGAGCAAACCGATCAACGTTCAGGTGCGCATTTTTCGCTGGGTACAAAAAGATGGTACGGATGCCCTTCTGCCGGCTGAAGGTGTGGTCATCAGCCCTCCCATTGCAGCTTTGGCACCCAACGGGCAAAATCTTGTGCGCATCGTGCGTACCTCAAAGCAACCTGTTATCGGCGAAGAAAGCTATCGCCTCCTTGTCGATGAATTGCCGCCACCGAACCGGCAGGCGGCAACGGTCGCCATGGTGGTACGCCATTCAATTCCACTGTTTTTTCATGGCCAACAAGCTACGCCAGCATCCGTAACCTGGTCTGTGAATACCGCACCGGGTGGTTATCGAATCACTGCAATCAACAAGGGACATAAACGCATGAAGGTCTTCAATCTGACCATGACGGGCGACGGTAAACAGATCGCCCGGCGGGACGGGTTGCTCGGCTATGTGCTTGGTGGCTCAACAGCAAGCTGGATCTTACCTTCCTCTCAAGGGGCAAAGAGCAGCATCATGATTTATGGCGAGAGCGAGGCCGGGAAGTTCAATGCCAAGGCCGAATTCAAACCGGGGTAG
- a CDS encoding fimbria/pilus outer membrane usher protein, which translates to MNGTPSGWIAAFYQRPDGMLAIDPEQLRNIGLIPQKEAILADGKVDIARLRDVSFQYDKEEQTISFRAKQHALAPRKLDGGGRKTKQNNERKPESHLGALVNYTLYSSYDTTKFGSPWIFNGISGSFENRVFGPLGTLTSSQLVTFSPNDQYSTTRLDTTWSYWDPDRIISYHMGDVITGGLSWTRPVRLGGLQIQRNFSLRPDLVTMPLPELSGSAAVPSTVDVYINNTKRVSENIPAGPFQISDVPVVTGDATARMVVRDALGRETVTETPLYASASLLATGMIDYSVEVGFARRSYGTESFSYDALLVGSGTLRYGVTDRVTFEGHVEGGETFVNGGMALVAGLGQYGVGTFAGAWSGHQRGGGYLSSASVETTIWGVNLRASTQRTFGNYQDIASISSEKTIKYQGTAAASSGPAKALDQVTVSVPLDYQSTNLNFTFTNVETTKNDRSRIFSVSANRPVGEKGNLFVNVYADIEDSKSFGIYAGLSWSFGNNTTASTAMVSDADGTSVVSEIFTRKQNKNSTIDWRFRDSEGHQTSRAVAATYSDATTRSSARIEQSGNSLSVNGEAEGALVFIGGEAFATRQIDDAFAVIDTGNPGVEVEFENRPIGKTGRRGTLLIPDLRAYEGNTIRINPESLPIHASIGKTSEKIVPHKHSGVRVDFGVKTDVHSVVVILKRKDGNYVEAGSVVSLEDGSDNYIVGYDGQAYLTDVSGRARLVVSQTGFPSCRVEVDFGQRSAGRTEFGSLVCEDIQ; encoded by the coding sequence ATGAACGGTACTCCAAGCGGTTGGATTGCCGCTTTTTACCAGAGGCCAGATGGAATGCTGGCGATTGATCCCGAGCAATTGCGCAATATCGGCCTTATACCTCAAAAAGAAGCTATTCTCGCGGACGGCAAAGTGGATATCGCCCGCCTTCGGGATGTTTCTTTTCAATATGACAAAGAAGAACAGACTATCTCGTTTAGGGCCAAACAACACGCATTGGCCCCACGAAAGCTGGATGGCGGCGGGCGTAAGACCAAACAGAACAATGAGCGTAAACCTGAAAGTCATTTAGGCGCGCTGGTTAATTACACTCTCTATAGCTCTTATGACACGACAAAGTTCGGTTCGCCGTGGATATTCAACGGCATATCGGGATCATTTGAAAATCGTGTCTTTGGTCCGCTCGGAACACTCACATCCTCGCAACTCGTGACGTTCTCGCCGAATGATCAATATTCTACAACGCGCCTTGACACGACATGGTCGTATTGGGATCCGGATAGAATTATCTCCTATCACATGGGCGACGTTATAACTGGTGGACTCTCATGGACGCGGCCAGTGCGATTGGGCGGCCTGCAAATCCAGCGAAACTTCAGTTTACGGCCAGATCTCGTTACCATGCCGCTACCGGAATTATCAGGCAGTGCAGCGGTCCCGTCGACGGTGGATGTCTACATCAATAACACCAAACGGGTGAGCGAAAACATTCCAGCTGGTCCTTTTCAGATTTCTGACGTTCCAGTGGTGACGGGTGATGCGACTGCAAGGATGGTTGTACGCGACGCGCTGGGTCGCGAGACCGTTACTGAGACGCCGCTTTATGCATCGGCTTCTCTCTTGGCCACCGGAATGATTGACTACTCCGTCGAGGTAGGGTTCGCCCGTCGCTCATATGGCACGGAATCATTTTCCTATGACGCACTTTTGGTCGGCTCCGGAACGCTGCGTTATGGTGTAACCGATCGTGTAACGTTCGAAGGCCACGTCGAAGGGGGTGAGACATTCGTAAATGGTGGAATGGCCTTGGTGGCAGGCCTTGGACAGTACGGCGTTGGTACATTTGCAGGGGCGTGGAGTGGCCACCAACGCGGCGGCGGCTATCTTTCGTCTGCCAGCGTGGAGACCACGATATGGGGGGTAAACCTGCGCGCCAGCACCCAGCGAACCTTCGGCAATTATCAGGACATTGCTTCGATATCTTCTGAAAAAACCATAAAATACCAGGGTACGGCGGCTGCAAGCTCAGGGCCGGCAAAAGCTCTCGATCAAGTCACCGTATCTGTTCCGCTCGACTACCAGTCGACCAATCTCAATTTTACCTTCACCAATGTTGAAACGACAAAAAATGATCGGTCGCGGATCTTCAGTGTTAGCGCAAACAGGCCCGTCGGCGAAAAAGGAAATCTATTCGTCAATGTCTATGCAGATATTGAGGATAGTAAGTCCTTTGGCATATATGCCGGGTTAAGCTGGTCTTTTGGAAATAACACGACCGCCTCCACAGCCATGGTAAGCGATGCCGATGGCACTAGTGTCGTTTCGGAAATCTTCACACGAAAACAAAACAAAAACAGCACTATCGACTGGCGTTTTCGCGATTCCGAAGGACACCAAACCTCCCGGGCGGTGGCAGCCACCTATTCTGACGCCACAACAAGGAGCAGCGCTCGCATCGAACAGTCGGGTAATTCGCTTTCCGTCAATGGCGAAGCCGAAGGGGCGCTGGTTTTCATCGGTGGGGAGGCTTTTGCAACTCGCCAGATCGACGATGCATTTGCCGTCATAGACACCGGCAATCCGGGAGTTGAAGTGGAATTCGAAAATCGACCGATTGGCAAGACGGGCCGTCGAGGAACGCTGCTAATTCCCGATCTGCGCGCCTATGAAGGCAATACCATTCGCATCAACCCTGAAAGCCTCCCGATCCACGCTTCCATTGGTAAAACATCTGAAAAGATCGTTCCACATAAACACAGCGGCGTCCGGGTGGATTTTGGTGTCAAAACAGACGTTCATTCGGTCGTGGTTATCTTGAAACGCAAGGATGGAAACTACGTCGAAGCTGGTTCAGTCGTTAGCCTGGAAGACGGCTCCGACAACTATATCGTGGGATATGACGGTCAGGCCTATCTGACGGATGTCAGTGGCCGCGCTCGCCTTGTTGTGTCTCAAACTGGATTTCCGTCCTGCCGAGTCGAGGTGGATTTTGGGCAACGAAGTGCAGGTCGCACTGAGTTTGGGTCCCTAGTATGTGAGGATATTCAATGA
- a CDS encoding Csu type fimbrial protein has product MIKSLAQTISFLVGIIAFALPAFSQTCTASISNLNFGTVNLLSGGVYDSTATLSMSCTNTLNLSLAARACVSLGGGSGGTSGSARTMASGARLLNYQLYQDSARSVPWGAASASGLGTTWSHDFLLLPLTTYTTSRTIYGRILANQSTTLAGTYISAFSGTQATLNWTAYDLTAPTCNTITQNPVHPSFTVQALVDRTCSVTTENINFGGRGLLKTQVDAAGRLFVSCTSGLPFTVGLNGGLTNALPTQRKMSYNGQSITYGLYSDTSRQSPWGNTAGAILSGVGNGLSQILNVYGRVPPQTTPSPGIYTDTVVVTVTF; this is encoded by the coding sequence ATGATCAAGTCTCTTGCCCAGACCATTTCTTTTTTAGTCGGGATCATTGCGTTTGCCCTGCCAGCATTTAGCCAGACGTGCACGGCTTCAATTTCAAATCTGAATTTCGGTACCGTAAATCTTTTGAGTGGTGGCGTTTATGACAGTACCGCGACCCTCAGCATGAGTTGTACAAACACTTTAAATCTGAGCCTCGCCGCAAGAGCCTGTGTCAGTTTAGGAGGTGGCAGTGGCGGTACTTCGGGGAGTGCTCGGACAATGGCGAGCGGGGCGCGGTTGCTGAACTATCAGCTTTATCAGGATTCTGCCCGCTCCGTTCCGTGGGGGGCAGCCTCCGCTTCTGGCTTGGGAACGACTTGGTCGCATGACTTTCTTTTGCTTCCTCTGACCACGTACACAACAAGCAGAACCATCTACGGAAGAATACTGGCCAATCAAAGCACGACACTGGCCGGAACATACATCTCGGCTTTTTCTGGCACCCAAGCCACACTGAATTGGACAGCCTATGATCTCACTGCACCAACCTGCAACACGATCACACAAAATCCGGTCCACCCCAGTTTCACTGTTCAAGCGCTTGTTGACAGGACCTGTAGTGTCACGACCGAGAACATTAATTTCGGAGGCCGTGGGCTACTGAAAACCCAGGTTGATGCTGCCGGCAGACTTTTTGTCAGCTGTACATCAGGCTTACCGTTCACCGTGGGTTTGAATGGCGGTCTTACCAATGCTTTGCCAACACAGCGAAAGATGAGTTATAACGGGCAATCGATCACATATGGCCTTTATAGCGATACATCTCGACAAAGTCCTTGGGGCAATACGGCTGGCGCTATTTTGAGTGGAGTTGGAAACGGCCTGTCGCAGATTTTAAACGTCTATGGCCGTGTCCCGCCGCAAACCACGCCCTCACCCGGGATCTATACCGATACTGTTGTGGTGACAGTGACGTTCTGA